The nucleotide window AGCATGTGGTCGTCGTCGGGCGCGGTGTCACGATCGGTCGGCCCATCGGGCTGCTGCTCACTCGCCGCGACGTGAACGCCACCGTGACCCTGTGCCACACCGGCACCCAGGATCTCGCCGCGCATCTGGCCCAGGCCGACGTCGTCGTCGCTGCCGCCGGGGTCAAGCACATGATCGAACCGGCCCAGTTGAAGGCCGGGGTGATCGCGCTGGACGTGGGTGTGACCCGCGAGGTCAATCCCGAGACCGGCAAGGCGAAGATCTACGGTGACATCGCGCCGGGGATCGAATCCGTCGCCTCCTGGTACTCGCCGAATCCCGGCGGGGTCGGCCCGATGACCCGCGCAGAGCTGCTGGCCAACGTGGTCCTCGCCGCGGAGCAGCAGAACCAGGAATAGCCCCCGTGCCCGGGACGTTCTTTCAAATGTGAAGAACTTAGGATTTCTCTCTTTCGGACACTGGACGCCCTCGCCGCATTCGCAGACCCGTTCAGCCTCAGATGTGCTGCTGCAGTCCATCGATCTCGCAGTCGCCGCCGAGGAGCTCGGGATCGACGGCGCGTACTACCGAGTGCACCATTACGCCCGGCAGCTGGCCTCACCGTTCCCGCTGCTCGCCGCCGTGGGTGCGAAGACCTCGAAGATCGAGATCGGCACCGGCGTGATCGACATGCGCTACGAGAACCCGCTGTACTTCGCCGAGGACGCGGGTGCGGCCGATCTCATCGCCGAGGGCAGGCTTCAGCTCGGCATCTCCCGCGGCTCACCAGAACAGGCAGTGGAGGGGTGGCGCCACTTCGGCTACCAGCCCGCCGAGGGTGAGTCCGACGCCGACATGGGGCGCCGCCACACCGAGGTCGCGCTGCAGGTGCTCTCCGGGCAGGGCTTCGCCGAGCCCAGCCCCCGCCCGATGTTCCCCAACCCACCCGGACTGCTGCGGCTTGAGCCTCATTCCGAGGGCCTGCGCCAGCGCATCTGGTGGGGAGCGGGATCCGACGCGACTGCCCGCTGGGCGGCGTCGAGGGGGATGAACCTCATGAGCTCCACGCTGAAGGATGACGAGACCGGGGAGCCGTTCCACATCCAGCAGGCCAAGCAGATCCAGGCCTTCCGCGAGGAATGGGCCAAGCATGATCACGGCTTCGAACCGCGGGTCTCCGTCTCGCGGTCCATCCTGCCCATCGTCTCGGATCAGGACCGTGCCTATTTCCTGGGGCAGCGCGACTCCCAGGACCAGATCGGGATGATCGACGAGAAGACCCGCGCGATCTTCGGACGCAGCTTCACCGCCGAGCCTGACGTGCTCGTGGAGGAGCTCGCCAAGGACGAGGCGGTCCAGGCCGCGGACACCGTGCTGGTGACCGTGCCCAACCAGCTGGGCGTGGACTACAACGCGCACATCCTGGAATCCCTGGCCGAGCACGTGGCCAAGCCCCTGGGCTGGAAGTAGCCGGCGTCGTCGTGTCGAGCCCCCACCCCCTGCGTTGAGCGGCGGATTCTCCGAGTAGTTGAGGCCTCTTGGCCCATGAAATGCTCGTAGAATCCGCCCCTCAACGGGGGTGGGGGCTCAACGTTGCAGGCAGCTGCCCTGGATATAGTGGAGATCAGACAATCACCGTCGAAAGGTCTCCTCGCTTTGAGCCTGCGCTACGCCATTCTGGCGATTCTCACCGCGGCACCGTTGACCGGCTATGAGACGGCGAAGCGATTCGAAGGCTCGGTGGGTCACGTCTGGCACGCGCCCGATTCACAGATCTACCCCGAGCTGCGCCGCATGGAGGCAGAAGCGCTCATTGAAGGTCGCGAGGAACGCTGGGGCTCGAACCGGCTCAAGACTCGGTACTACATCACCGCAGAGGGGGAGGCCGACTTCCGGACCTGGATGGCCACCCCGTTGAAGTACGCCCCCTGGCGAGATGTGGCGCATATGCAGGCGGCCTATTTCGAGTGGGCCGATCCGGAGAGTGTGCGCATGCACCTGGAGCAGCATGCGCAGCACTACCAGGAGCAGATCGACCAGTGGACGAGTCAGGTTCGGGACATCGAATCCCATGAGCACCCGATGATCGCGGCGCGGCTGCAGCGGTATCCAGCAGAGCAGCACGAGCGGATCGTGGCGTTCAAATCATTTGCCTATGACGGATTGATTCGGCTCGCCCAGGCCGAGGTGGACTGGGCGAACCGCGGGCTGACTCTGCTGGAGGAACTCGAGGCAGATCAGACGCCCTAGGCGAACTGTCTCCGCAGGTCTGGCTTGCGGATCTTGCCGGACGCGGTGCGCGGCATGGAATCCACGAAGACCACGGACTTGGGGATCTTGTAGCGGGCCAGCTTGCCGTCCAGATGACCGAGCACCTGCTTCTCGCTGAGTTCGTGCCCTTCTCGCACGACGACGATGGCCCGCGGCACCTCACCCCAGCGCGCGTCCTCAACCCCGATGACGGCGACGGCGGCCACCTCCTCCAGTGCGGCGATCTGTTGTTCCACCTGGGCGGGGTAGATGTTCTCTCCACCGGAGATGATCATGTCTTTGAGCCGGTCGGAGATGAAGAGGAACCCTTCCTCATCGAAGTAGCCCATGTCACCGGTCTTGAGCCAGGTCGCGTGCTCCTCATGGACGAAGGAGCTGGCCGTGGCGTCGGGCCTGTTCCAATATTCGGCGATGACATTCCGGCCGTGTACCTGGATCTCCCCGACCTCGCCGGGCGGGCAGGGCCGATCACCCGGATCCACGACGCGGACATCCGTGTGGAAGTGGGCGAGGCCACCGGAGCCTTGTTTGGATCTTGAATACGCCGGCGGCAGAGTGGTGGCCCCAGGCGAGGTTTCGGTCATGCCGTAGCCCATGGTGAACGCCAGACCGCGGCTCTCGTAGGCGTCGAGGACCCGCAGCGGCACTGCGGAGCCACCACAAGTGAGGTTCCGCAGCGAGGAGATGTCGGTGGACTCCCAGTTCGGATGTTCGCAGAGCAGCTGAAACGTCGTGGGCACTCCGGAGATGTTTGTGACCCGGTGCTCTTCGATGAGCTCGAGGACGCGTCCTGGTTCGAACTTCTGCTCGAGGACGATGCTTCCGCCCTTGAGGATCACCGGCAAGGCCCCTTGACCCAGCGCGGCGACGTGGAACAGCGGCGCGATCATCAACGCGACGTCCTTGCTGGAGATGTCGAAATCGGTGAGCACATTGATGGCATTCCAGGTCAGGTTCCCATGCGTGAGCATCGCTCCTTTGGGGTTTCCAGTGGTGCCCGACGTGTAGAGAATGACGGCGAGGTCATCATGGTCGACCTCAACATCGCGACGCTCTGATGCGCCCGAATCCAGCACGGCTTCGAACTCCTCAGTGGGCACCGGGAACACCGTCCCCTCGCGCTGCTGCGGGGTGCCGTCCTCGACGGTGAGGACACGCTCCACTGCCGTCTCCCGGGCCCCTGCGGCGGCCAAGGGTTCCAGAGTTGCGGAGGCCACCAGGAGGCGCGCACCGGAATCCTTGAGCGCGAACTGAATCTCA belongs to Nesterenkonia halotolerans and includes:
- a CDS encoding acyl-CoA synthetase; this translates as MKNHGLGDWIHRRRVRSRGATALVSVGGTLTYDELADRVDRLANAFADRGVGVGDRVAYLGENSAAFLETLFATGSLGAVFVPLNTRLAPPEIQFALKDSGARLLVASATLEPLAAAGARETAVERVLTVEDGTPQQREGTVFPVPTEEFEAVLDSGASERRDVEVDHDDLAVILYTSGTTGNPKGAMLTHGNLTWNAINVLTDFDISSKDVALMIAPLFHVAALGQGALPVILKGGSIVLEQKFEPGRVLELIEEHRVTNISGVPTTFQLLCEHPNWESTDISSLRNLTCGGSAVPLRVLDAYESRGLAFTMGYGMTETSPGATTLPPAYSRSKQGSGGLAHFHTDVRVVDPGDRPCPPGEVGEIQVHGRNVIAEYWNRPDATASSFVHEEHATWLKTGDMGYFDEEGFLFISDRLKDMIISGGENIYPAQVEQQIAALEEVAAVAVIGVEDARWGEVPRAIVVVREGHELSEKQVLGHLDGKLARYKIPKSVVFVDSMPRTASGKIRKPDLRRQFA
- a CDS encoding LLM class flavin-dependent oxidoreductase, producing MKNLGFLSFGHWTPSPHSQTRSASDVLLQSIDLAVAAEELGIDGAYYRVHHYARQLASPFPLLAAVGAKTSKIEIGTGVIDMRYENPLYFAEDAGAADLIAEGRLQLGISRGSPEQAVEGWRHFGYQPAEGESDADMGRRHTEVALQVLSGQGFAEPSPRPMFPNPPGLLRLEPHSEGLRQRIWWGAGSDATARWAASRGMNLMSSTLKDDETGEPFHIQQAKQIQAFREEWAKHDHGFEPRVSVSRSILPIVSDQDRAYFLGQRDSQDQIGMIDEKTRAIFGRSFTAEPDVLVEELAKDEAVQAADTVLVTVPNQLGVDYNAHILESLAEHVAKPLGWK
- a CDS encoding PadR family transcriptional regulator is translated as MSLRYAILAILTAAPLTGYETAKRFEGSVGHVWHAPDSQIYPELRRMEAEALIEGREERWGSNRLKTRYYITAEGEADFRTWMATPLKYAPWRDVAHMQAAYFEWADPESVRMHLEQHAQHYQEQIDQWTSQVRDIESHEHPMIAARLQRYPAEQHERIVAFKSFAYDGLIRLAQAEVDWANRGLTLLEELEADQTP